The Salvelinus namaycush isolate Seneca unplaced genomic scaffold, SaNama_1.0 Scaffold566, whole genome shotgun sequence genomic interval GGTGTTGTCATTGTTAATGGTTCAACAATGTTCAGAAATATTGACTGTTCTGTTATTTATTGTTGTAGCTGAGTGAGCTGTGACTTAcatctaaaatgagtctctctggggagagagaggaggagaccactgcctctaaaatttgtctctctggggagagagaggaggagaccactgcctctaaaatttgtctctctggggagagagaggaggagaccactgcctctaaaatgtgtctctctggggagagagagggggaccactgcctctaaaatgagcctctctggggagagagaggaggagaccactgcctctaaaatgagtctctctggggagagagaggaggagaccactCCCTCTAAAATGACTCAAGACACCAGTTCTAAGAAGTAAGAGATGAATTGTAAAATATACATGGTTAACCTGTTATAACAGGTTAAAAATATCAAACTAATGAAAAGTGTTACAAATGACATAAAATGTAGGTCTACATCATTCATTTAAAAGGCAAAAAATGGATTTACCAATTGTAGACTGTAGCTTTATAAAGAAACCTCAGGACTTCTAGAAGTTCCACTATACAGTTGTTAAAATGAAGTAGATGAGGTATTGATGAGGTGATTTGTCTCCCTGTTTTGTTCAGTGTCCAGAAGCCCAGAGCAGAGTCACCTACAACCAGCCTGCTATCAATGAAGAGTGATCAGCCACCTACTTTCAGCCAGGAACCATTACCAGATGACAATAAGGAAGTGGAGAGTTTGGACAGTGAGGATGCATTAAAGATCACACACAACCTTCTGGACAGAAGAAGTAAGACTGTGTTTCATACAATATTACAAAGaagggttcacacacacacacacacacacacacacacacacacacacacacacacacacacacacacacacacacacacacacacacacacacacacacacacacacacacacacacacgagtccCAACTCTCATTGTTTTCCTACAGGTCAAACTCTGCTGACAGTCCAACAAGACATTAAGGCTAAACTGAAACACAAGTATCAACACATATCTGAAGGAATTGGACACCATGGAAACCAAAGTCTGTTCAAGgacatctacacagagctctacatcacagagggtggaagtgGAGggctcaataatgaacatgaggttAGACAGATAGAGATGGCATCCAAGAAACAAACCACACAAGAGACACCAATCAAATGCAACGACATCTTCAAGCATTTacctggacaagacaaacctatcagaactgtgctgacaaaggaatcgctggcattggaaaaacagtctctgtgcagaaggtcATCCTTGACTGGGCAgagggaaaagcaaatcaggacgTTCATTTCATGTTTCCTCTTCCTTTCCGTGATCTGAACCTGAAAAAGGACCAATACAGTCTGATGCAACTTCTTTCCCACTACTTCTCAGAGCTGAAAGAGATTGACAGCATTGAAGATGGTGAAACCAAAACTGTTTTCatttttgatggtctggatgagtgtcgACTTCCTCTAGACTTCAATAAACAATGAGAAGTGCTGTGATGTCACGAACCCAACCTCAGTGGACGTGCTGCTGACAAACCTCATCAAGgggaatctgcttccctctgctctcctctggataaccacacggcctgcagcagccaatcagatccctcctgagtgtattgaccaggtgacagaggtacgagggttcaatgaacCACAGAAGAAGGAATACTTCAGGAAGAAAATCACAGATCAGAATCTGGCCAATGAAATCATCACCCACAtgaagacatcaaggagcctccacatcatgtgccacatgccagtcttctgttggatatcAGCCACGGTCCCTTGAGTATGATACTGAAAGAGGCAGAGAAGGATGAAGTCCCCAAAACTCTGACCCAGATGTACTCACACTTCATACTCATCCAAATCATTTGTGAAGAACAGGAAGTACAACAAAGCCACAGAGACAAACCCAAAGGAACTGTCTCAGTCAGACAAAGAGATGATCCTGAAACTGGCGAAGCTGGCTTTCCAACAGCTGCAGAAGTGGCAACCTGATCTTCTATGAGGAGGACCTGAGAGAGTGTGGCCTTGATGTCACAGAGGCATCAGAGTACTCAGCATTGTGTACAGAGATCCTTTAAAGAAGAATCTGGGCTGTACCAAGACAAGGTCTACAGCTTTGTGCATCTGAGCAGTTCAGGAGTTTTCTAGCAGCAGTGCATGCTTTAGAATC includes:
- the LOC120041868 gene encoding uncharacterized protein LOC120041868, which gives rise to MSLSGEREEETTPSKMTQDTSSKNVQKPRAESPTTSLLSMKSDQPPTFSQEPLPDDNKEVESLDSEDALKITHNLLDRRSQTLLTVQQDIKAKLKHKYQHISEGIGHHGNQSLFKDIYTELYITEGGSGGLNNEHEVRQIEMASKKQTTQETPIKCNDIFKNPSATRLEPDQCSALAYLLLMSEEVLEEFRTCKTYNTSEEGYQRLLPVVRNLQESTTGWL